The following coding sequences lie in one Rutidosis leptorrhynchoides isolate AG116_Rl617_1_P2 chromosome 4, CSIRO_AGI_Rlap_v1, whole genome shotgun sequence genomic window:
- the LOC139841692 gene encoding uncharacterized protein, with protein MATEAAKFKKSDLIPIPQPPDYHPEITVSPSHDGLHFWQFMIAGSIAGMAEHTAMFPIDTIKTRMQVLGSCPIKSAGLRQALQSILKTDGPAGLYRGIGAMGLGAGPAHAVYFSVYEMCKETFTRKNPNNPIAHAAAGVFATVASDAVFTPMDMVKQRLQLGSGSPYKGVFDCIRVVLKEEGFRAFYASYRTTILMNAPFTAVHFATYEAAKRGLIGVVHDSANDERLVVHATAGAAAGALAAAVTTPLDVVKTQLQCQGVCGCDRYVNGSIRDVFRTILRKDGYRGLFRGWMPRMLFHAPAAAICWSTYEAGKSFFQNSDDRSGRMT; from the exons ATGGCAACAGAAGCCGCAAAATTCAAAAAATCCGACCTAATTCCAATCCCACAACCACCAGATTACCACCCTGAAATCACCGTTTCACCGTCACACGACGGCCTACACTTCTGGCAGTTCATGATTGCCGGTTCAATTGCCGGCATGGCTGAACACACGGCCATGTTTCCAATTGATACAATTAAAACCCGTATGCAAGTATTAGGATCTTGCCCGATTAAATCCGCGGGCCTCCGACAAGCTTTACAATCCATATTAAAGACAGACGGACCCGCCGGACTTTACCGCGGCATCGGCGCCATGGGGCTCGGCGCCGGTCCGGCACACGCCGTATACTTTTCCGTTTATGAGATGTGTAAAGAGACTTTTACGCGGAAAAACCCTAATAATCCGATTGCGCACGCTGCGGCGGGGGTTTTTGCGACTGTGGCGAGTGATGCAGTGTTTACACCAATGGATATGGTGAAACAGAGGTTGCAATTGGGTAGTGGGAGTCCTTATAAAGGTGTGTTTGATTGTATCAGGGTTGTGTTGAAAGAGGAAGGGTTTAGGGCTTTTTACGCATCGTATAGGACTACAATATTGATGAATGCGCCGTTTACTGCGGTGCATTTTGCGACGTATGAAGCGGCGAAAAGAGGGTTGATTGGTGTGGTGCATGATAGTGCGAATGATGAGCGGTTGGTGGTTCATGCTACTGCTGGTGCTGCAGCAGGTGCATTGGCTGCTGCTGTTACTACTCCTCTTGATGTTGTGAAAACTCAGTTGCAGTGTCAG GGTGTATGTGGATGTGATAGATACGTTAACGGTTCAATCAGAGACGTTTTTAGAACAATTTTGAGAAAAGACGGATACAGAGGACTTTTTAGGGGATGGATGCCAAGAATGCTTTTTCATGCTCCGGCTGCTGCGATTTGCTGGTCAACATACGAAGCTGGAAAGTCATTTTTTCAAAATAGCGATGATAGAAGTGGCAGAATGACCTAA